In one Granulicella cerasi genomic region, the following are encoded:
- the purF gene encoding amidophosphoribosyltransferase has protein sequence MCGIVGVFGHRPVSQVIYDSLSMLQHRGQDAAGIATSFLNRFYLHKGNGLVTEVFDVASMAKLLGDMGIGHVRYPTAGCGSVAEAQPFYVNSPHGIVFAHNGNLTNVDEIIETVFEKDLRHLNTTSDSEVMLNVFAHALGKRDAIRPTPEDVFAAVEDTHSLCKGGYAVVAMISTVGIVAFRDLHGIRPLVYGQRTIHGRTDYMVASESVALQVDGFELVRDLEPGECLFIDIHGKLHTYKTKLPHTNAPCLFEFVYLARPDSVLDGASVYQCRINMGDKLADKILREWPDVKIDAVVPIPSTSRTSAIEIANRLGIPYREGFVRNRYVGRTFIMPGNEQRKASIRRKLNPIPQEFKDKNVLLVDDSIVRGNTIKEIIAMTRELGAKNVYVCSASPMVIYPNVYGIDMPSRAELVASGKTLDELAEEIGADKVIFQDLEDLKQSVTECAPHLTEFEGSVFDGHYITGDVTEEYLRALEKQRNDATKINEDVTSHITRNLAAHL, from the coding sequence ATGTGCGGCATTGTGGGCGTCTTCGGACATCGCCCTGTAAGTCAGGTTATTTACGATTCCCTCTCCATGCTCCAGCATCGCGGGCAGGACGCGGCGGGTATCGCTACATCGTTTCTCAATCGCTTCTATCTGCATAAGGGCAACGGCCTCGTCACCGAGGTTTTTGATGTCGCGTCGATGGCCAAACTGCTTGGCGACATGGGCATCGGCCACGTACGCTACCCGACGGCCGGTTGCGGCTCGGTAGCGGAAGCGCAGCCGTTCTATGTGAACTCGCCGCACGGCATCGTCTTCGCGCACAACGGCAATCTGACGAACGTGGACGAGATTATCGAGACGGTCTTCGAGAAGGACCTGCGGCATCTCAATACGACCTCTGACAGCGAAGTCATGCTGAATGTCTTCGCCCACGCGCTCGGCAAACGAGACGCCATTCGCCCGACGCCGGAAGATGTCTTCGCTGCGGTGGAAGACACGCACAGTCTCTGCAAGGGTGGATACGCCGTGGTCGCGATGATCTCGACGGTGGGCATCGTTGCCTTCCGCGATCTGCACGGCATTCGCCCGCTCGTCTACGGCCAGCGCACCATCCACGGCCGCACGGATTACATGGTCGCGAGCGAGAGCGTTGCGCTGCAGGTGGATGGCTTCGAGTTGGTACGCGACCTCGAGCCGGGTGAATGTCTCTTCATCGACATTCATGGCAAGCTGCACACGTACAAGACGAAGCTCCCGCATACGAATGCGCCGTGCCTGTTTGAGTTTGTGTACCTCGCGCGTCCGGATTCTGTGCTTGATGGCGCGAGCGTCTACCAGTGCCGCATCAACATGGGCGACAAGCTGGCCGACAAGATTCTCCGCGAATGGCCGGACGTGAAGATCGACGCAGTGGTGCCGATCCCTTCGACCAGCCGCACCTCTGCGATCGAGATTGCGAACCGGCTCGGTATTCCCTATCGCGAAGGCTTCGTGCGCAATCGCTACGTGGGCCGCACCTTCATCATGCCCGGCAATGAACAGCGCAAGGCGTCAATTCGTCGCAAGCTGAATCCGATCCCGCAGGAGTTCAAGGACAAGAACGTTCTGCTGGTAGACGACTCCATCGTGCGAGGCAACACGATCAAAGAGATCATCGCGATGACGCGCGAACTTGGAGCGAAGAATGTTTACGTCTGCTCCGCTTCGCCCATGGTGATCTACCCGAACGTCTATGGCATCGACATGCCTTCGCGCGCGGAACTCGTGGCGAGCGGCAAGACACTCGATGAACTGGCCGAAGAGATCGGGGCGGACAAGGTCATCTTCCAGGACCTCGAAGACCTGAAGCAGTCCGTGACCGAGTGTGCGCCACATCTCACGGAGTTTGAAGGCTCGGTGTTTGATGGGCACTACATCACGGGTGACGTGACGGAGGAGTATCTCCGCGCGCTCGAAAAACAACGCAATGACGCAACCAAGATCAACGAAGATGTCACCAGCCACATCACGAGAAACCTTGCAGCACACCTCTAG
- a CDS encoding YebC/PmpR family DNA-binding transcriptional regulator — MSGHSKWATIKHKKGALDAKRGKIFTRLIKEIMVAAKAGGGDPDGNPRLRTAIAAAKAENMPNDNIARAVKRGTGEIEGASYEDIVYEGYGPGGVAVIVEVLTDNRNRAVSEVRHAFSKQGGNMGESGSVSFMFSKKGLIVIEKDAADEDKLTEIVLDAGAEDLSGEGNYWEVTTAPSDFQAVKDAVTSAGITPASAEVTMIPSTYTKLEGAQAAAMLRLLDTLEDLDDTQNVYSNFDMDEESASA, encoded by the coding sequence ATGTCCGGCCATTCAAAATGGGCAACAATCAAGCATAAGAAGGGCGCTCTCGACGCCAAGCGTGGCAAGATCTTCACCCGCCTGATCAAGGAAATCATGGTCGCGGCTAAGGCCGGCGGCGGAGATCCGGACGGCAATCCGCGTCTGCGTACCGCCATCGCAGCGGCGAAAGCCGAGAACATGCCCAACGACAACATCGCCCGCGCCGTGAAGCGCGGTACCGGTGAAATCGAAGGCGCAAGCTACGAAGACATCGTCTACGAGGGCTACGGCCCCGGTGGCGTCGCCGTCATCGTCGAAGTGCTGACCGACAACCGCAACCGCGCGGTGAGTGAAGTTCGTCACGCCTTCTCCAAACAGGGCGGCAACATGGGCGAATCCGGCTCGGTGTCGTTCATGTTCTCGAAGAAGGGCCTGATCGTCATCGAGAAGGACGCGGCTGATGAAGACAAGCTCACCGAAATCGTGCTCGACGCTGGCGCAGAAGACCTCTCCGGCGAAGGCAACTACTGGGAAGTCACGACCGCTCCCAGCGATTTCCAGGCCGTAAAGGACGCTGTAACGTCGGCAGGCATTACGCCTGCGTCGGCTGAAGTCACGATGATCCCCTCGACCTACACCAAGCTCGAAGGCGCACAGGCCGCAGCAATGCTCCGCCTGCTCGACACGCTCGAAGACCTCGACGACACGCAGAATGTGTATTCGAACTTTGACATGGATGAGGAATCGGCCTCGGCGTAG
- a CDS encoding acyloxyacyl hydrolase encodes MKKFALGLLALMVFPVANAQQAIRKDTGNGILNTPAPKWEYGVFVQGGNGLEDRTAYHFFSAGVQAGRILTDDYTSLKANFEYGVEVLPLWQSYTPKFQKLNCVATGTTTTSCSGPTNTGGTYRGVSIVPIKLRINMNHGGKIQPWIQGAGGLIYTTRKYPPIGNTNPLDLSQNGPNADTSVWNFDPQFGVGMHYFPKPRRSLDFSANGVHISSASLGDKNPGVNTGVQFTLGYTWWK; translated from the coding sequence GTGAAGAAGTTTGCTCTTGGCCTTTTGGCGTTGATGGTTTTCCCCGTGGCAAACGCGCAGCAGGCGATCCGCAAGGACACCGGCAACGGCATCCTGAACACGCCTGCCCCCAAGTGGGAGTACGGCGTCTTCGTGCAGGGCGGCAATGGCCTCGAAGACCGCACGGCGTATCACTTTTTCTCAGCAGGCGTGCAGGCCGGCCGCATCCTCACCGACGACTACACTTCGCTCAAGGCGAACTTCGAGTACGGGGTAGAGGTGCTGCCGCTGTGGCAGAGCTACACTCCGAAGTTCCAGAAGCTGAACTGCGTCGCCACCGGCACCACCACGACAAGCTGCTCCGGCCCCACGAACACCGGCGGAACCTACCGCGGCGTCAGCATTGTGCCGATCAAGCTGCGCATCAACATGAACCACGGCGGCAAGATCCAGCCCTGGATCCAGGGCGCTGGCGGGCTGATCTACACCACCCGCAAATATCCGCCGATCGGCAACACAAACCCGCTCGACCTTTCGCAGAACGGCCCCAACGCCGACACGAGCGTCTGGAACTTCGACCCGCAGTTCGGCGTCGGCATGCACTACTTCCCGAAGCCCCGCCGCTCGCTCGATTTCAGCGCGAACGGGGTGCACATCTCCTCGGCTTCGCTCGGCGACAAGAACCCGGGCGTCAACACCGGTGTGCAGTTCACGCTTGGCTACACGTGGTGGAAGTAA
- the ftcD gene encoding glutamate formimidoyltransferase, which translates to MPDQNSHDQHPIVECVPNFSEGVDRDKVVEIVRAMRVDGVHLLDWSMDSDHNRSVVTIAGMPEAVVEAAIRGAGKAAELIDLTQQTGVHPRIGAADVIPFVPVSGVSLVQCAMLARQAGMGIWRRFGVPVYLYQAAASRPDRVNLEDVRRGQFEGLSREVQRDSTRRPDIGGPELHATAGASAIGARQFLIAYNIYLGEGETSDVGLARTIAKEVRNSSVGHLGVKTMGVMANDRAQISMNITDFTRTPVSKVHAMVREIAEQHGAKIGDGELIGLVPEEAFDPTADWVREIPDFDPAQKVLERRLQSPLLWP; encoded by the coding sequence ATGCCTGACCAGAACTCCCATGATCAGCATCCTATCGTCGAGTGCGTCCCGAATTTCTCAGAGGGCGTAGACCGCGACAAGGTCGTCGAAATCGTCCGCGCCATGCGCGTGGACGGCGTACACCTGCTCGACTGGTCGATGGATTCGGACCACAATCGCTCGGTCGTGACGATCGCCGGTATGCCGGAAGCCGTCGTCGAGGCCGCCATCCGCGGAGCAGGCAAGGCCGCAGAACTCATCGACCTCACCCAACAGACCGGCGTTCATCCACGCATCGGCGCTGCGGACGTTATTCCGTTCGTCCCTGTCTCCGGAGTCTCGCTGGTGCAGTGTGCCATGCTGGCGCGGCAGGCGGGCATGGGCATCTGGCGGCGTTTCGGCGTGCCGGTCTATCTCTACCAGGCTGCAGCTTCACGCCCGGACCGCGTGAACCTCGAAGACGTTCGCCGCGGACAATTTGAAGGACTCTCCCGCGAAGTTCAGCGCGACTCCACGCGTCGTCCGGACATCGGCGGCCCCGAGCTCCATGCGACGGCTGGCGCTTCGGCCATTGGCGCGCGTCAGTTTCTGATCGCCTACAACATCTACCTCGGCGAGGGCGAGACCTCCGACGTCGGCCTGGCGCGCACGATCGCCAAGGAGGTTCGCAACTCCTCCGTCGGCCATCTCGGCGTGAAGACCATGGGCGTGATGGCCAATGATCGCGCGCAGATCAGCATGAACATTACCGACTTTACCCGGACGCCGGTCTCCAAGGTGCACGCGATGGTCCGCGAGATCGCCGAGCAGCACGGCGCGAAAATTGGCGACGGGGAACTCATCGGCCTCGTGCCCGAAGAGGCGTTTGACCCCACGGCCGACTGGGTTCGCGAGATTCCGGATTTCGATCCAGCGCAAAAGGTGCTGGAACGGCGCTTGCAAAGTCCTCTTTTATGGCCCTAA
- a CDS encoding anti-sigma factor family protein, with translation MNCTEFLAKLTDFFDGTIDPSIMEEVKTHLCSCHHCEVVVDTTRHTIDFYRKNEQYDLPSPVADRLRGAIMDRCRAIGVNKDGLTINSKSVTPSKAK, from the coding sequence GTGAACTGCACAGAATTTCTCGCCAAACTCACCGACTTCTTCGACGGGACGATAGACCCGTCCATTATGGAAGAGGTGAAGACGCATCTGTGTAGCTGCCATCACTGCGAAGTGGTTGTCGACACGACCCGTCACACGATCGACTTCTATCGCAAGAACGAGCAGTACGACCTGCCCTCGCCCGTTGCCGATCGGCTTCGCGGCGCGATCATGGACCGCTGCCGTGCGATTGGCGTCAACAAAGATGGCCTGACGATCAACTCCAAGTCGGTGACGCCGTCCAAGGCGAAGTAA
- a CDS encoding sigma-70 family RNA polymerase sigma factor — protein sequence MPVTSTSSDQNVDAIPFVPEAAEAPATGPLSPDKDLATVERAKAGDTAAFEELVRLYERQIFRTAQHITQNREDAEDITQDVFFKAFQKLDQFQGNSKFSTWLVRIAVNESLMRLRRRKTSKTVSMDQEVETDEGSIPRDFAEWRPNPEQNYSQSELAEILQKTIAGLPPGFRTVFTLRDIENLSTEETAEALGLSVPAVKSRLLRARLQLRERLSRYFRQTKEATK from the coding sequence ATGCCCGTTACCAGCACATCGTCCGATCAGAACGTCGACGCTATCCCCTTCGTACCGGAGGCGGCAGAAGCTCCAGCGACCGGCCCCTTGTCCCCGGACAAGGACCTGGCCACGGTGGAGCGCGCGAAGGCTGGCGACACCGCCGCCTTCGAAGAACTGGTACGCCTGTACGAGCGCCAGATCTTCCGCACTGCGCAACACATTACCCAGAACCGCGAAGACGCCGAGGACATTACGCAGGACGTCTTCTTCAAGGCCTTCCAGAAGCTCGACCAGTTCCAGGGCAACTCCAAGTTTTCGACCTGGCTCGTTCGCATCGCGGTGAACGAGAGCCTGATGCGCTTGCGCCGCCGCAAGACCTCCAAGACCGTCTCCATGGACCAGGAGGTCGAGACGGACGAGGGCTCGATCCCCCGGGATTTTGCCGAGTGGAGGCCGAATCCGGAGCAGAATTACTCGCAATCCGAGCTTGCGGAGATCCTGCAGAAGACAATTGCAGGTTTACCGCCAGGTTTTCGCACCGTTTTCACACTGAGAGACATCGAAAACTTGTCGACGGAGGAAACTGCGGAGGCATTGGGGTTGAGCGTACCCGCAGTGAAATCCAGACTGCTGCGCGCACGACTACAATTACGCGAACGTCTCAGCCGCTACTTCCGGCAGACGAAAGAGGCCACGAAGTGA
- a CDS encoding transglycosylase SLT domain-containing protein yields MKFGLTMWRMSAATVACCAALCCAADAAAQTRKKHTTAAKSSASHPPHAAASSHKSSAHAQPRSSHKAAPSRAAAHGKHYTKAPAVAATAESRRLSSAFTASSQLRPMAQQLAATRSAAAYSGVRSYAASHTGEASAAAYIALGHAAQLDHNYSDAQRAYAQAAASGDALDDYADYLGAQSALQAGHANDAIQILSGFTQKHPNSLFVPNVPTALANAYLANNDAADAIRVLSAVQGTPAANKVDFRSTLARANQMRGNTAEAARLYRGIYLGDPIAPEAQTARTQLQAMNVPLTAAESKQHADALYNAKQYTLAAQEYRALQKNDASLSQADRDALEIYAAVCDLRLKRLSHSDVSHLPVTGDDSAALKLYLDSELARNDNDFAQHDIIVSQLEQQYPHSRWLEEALYSGGNMYLVKGDMANAESNYERLVDRFPRSTYAPSSHWHAAWLSYRLRRFSDAARLMDEQIQRYPAGSEVPGALYWRARLYEDVEHNLGQAENYYQALSASYINSYYAMLGRQRLAVIQSQAQSVPPPAALAGIHPVEGYRLTADLPENDVHLIKARLLANASLNEYIRPELQLGDPNNEWSAFAEAQIYQSFGENTRALQAMKRAKIPFFSLPVSNVPMEYWQIVFPRPYWSQLTADAQEQGVDPYLVAALIRQESEFNPGAVSHANAYGLMQLIPSTGKAIAKRRGMRHFQTSMLLDPSTNLALGVEDLHNSIAKYGGQVEYALASYNAGDTPIRRWINMGGYKDIPEWVESIPYTETREYVQAIIRNREMYRAIYSGR; encoded by the coding sequence ATGAAGTTCGGGCTCACGATGTGGCGCATGTCGGCCGCCACGGTGGCATGTTGCGCAGCGTTGTGCTGCGCGGCCGATGCCGCAGCGCAAACCAGAAAGAAGCACACTACGGCCGCCAAGAGCAGCGCGTCGCACCCTCCCCATGCCGCCGCCAGCAGCCATAAGTCCTCGGCCCATGCGCAGCCGCGTTCCTCGCATAAAGCCGCGCCCTCCAGAGCGGCCGCACACGGCAAGCACTACACGAAAGCTCCCGCCGTGGCCGCGACAGCCGAAAGCCGCCGCCTCTCCAGCGCTTTCACCGCCAGCTCTCAGCTGCGCCCGATGGCCCAGCAGCTCGCCGCCACGCGTTCAGCAGCGGCGTACTCCGGCGTCCGTTCCTACGCAGCCTCCCACACCGGCGAGGCCTCCGCGGCCGCGTACATCGCGCTCGGACACGCCGCACAGCTCGACCACAACTACAGCGACGCCCAGCGCGCCTACGCGCAAGCCGCCGCCTCAGGGGACGCGCTCGACGATTACGCCGACTATCTCGGCGCACAGTCTGCTCTGCAAGCGGGCCACGCCAACGACGCCATCCAGATCCTCTCGGGCTTTACGCAAAAGCACCCAAACAGCCTCTTCGTCCCGAACGTTCCGACCGCTCTCGCAAACGCGTACCTGGCCAATAACGACGCTGCCGACGCGATCCGCGTGCTGAGCGCCGTGCAGGGAACTCCCGCAGCGAACAAGGTCGACTTCCGCTCCACGCTGGCACGCGCCAACCAGATGCGTGGCAACACGGCCGAAGCGGCGCGCCTCTATCGAGGCATTTACCTCGGCGACCCCATCGCACCCGAGGCCCAGACCGCCAGGACGCAACTGCAGGCGATGAACGTTCCGCTAACCGCTGCTGAAAGCAAGCAGCACGCCGACGCGCTCTACAACGCCAAGCAGTACACGCTCGCCGCGCAGGAGTACCGCGCGCTGCAGAAGAACGACGCCTCGCTCTCACAGGCCGACCGCGACGCGCTCGAGATATATGCCGCCGTCTGCGACCTCCGCCTCAAGCGCCTGAGCCACTCCGACGTTTCACACCTGCCGGTAACGGGGGACGACTCCGCAGCCCTCAAGCTCTATCTCGACTCCGAGCTCGCGCGCAACGACAACGACTTCGCGCAGCACGACATCATCGTCTCGCAGCTCGAGCAGCAGTACCCGCATAGTCGCTGGCTGGAAGAGGCCCTCTACTCCGGCGGCAACATGTACCTCGTCAAAGGCGACATGGCGAACGCGGAGAGCAACTACGAACGGCTCGTAGACCGCTTTCCGCGCTCGACCTACGCTCCATCCTCGCACTGGCACGCAGCGTGGCTCAGCTACCGCCTGCGTCGCTTTTCGGACGCTGCTCGCCTGATGGATGAGCAGATCCAGCGCTATCCTGCAGGCAGTGAGGTCCCCGGCGCACTCTACTGGCGCGCCCGGCTGTACGAGGACGTCGAGCACAACCTCGGCCAGGCGGAGAACTACTACCAGGCGCTGAGCGCGTCCTACATCAACAGCTATTACGCCATGCTCGGCCGCCAGCGTCTCGCTGTGATCCAATCCCAGGCACAGAGCGTGCCGCCGCCTGCGGCTTTGGCGGGTATTCATCCTGTCGAAGGCTACCGCCTGACCGCCGATCTTCCTGAGAATGACGTGCACCTGATCAAGGCGCGCCTGCTGGCAAACGCCTCGCTCAACGAGTACATCCGGCCGGAACTCCAGCTCGGTGATCCCAACAATGAGTGGTCCGCATTCGCCGAAGCCCAAATTTATCAGAGCTTTGGTGAAAACACTCGCGCTCTGCAGGCGATGAAGCGCGCAAAGATTCCGTTCTTTTCCTTGCCGGTAAGCAACGTCCCCATGGAGTACTGGCAGATCGTCTTCCCACGGCCATACTGGTCGCAGCTGACCGCGGACGCACAAGAGCAGGGAGTTGACCCGTATCTCGTCGCTGCACTCATCCGGCAGGAATCCGAGTTCAACCCCGGAGCTGTCAGCCACGCGAACGCCTACGGCCTCATGCAGCTGATTCCGTCCACAGGCAAAGCCATCGCCAAGCGCCGAGGCATGCGTCATTTCCAGACGTCCATGCTATTGGATCCCAGCACGAACCTCGCGCTCGGCGTTGAGGACCTCCACAACAGCATCGCCAAGTACGGTGGTCAGGTCGAATACGCGCTGGCCAGCTACAACGCCGGCGACACGCCCATCCGCCGCTGGATCAACATGGGCGGCTACAAGGACATCCCGGAGTGGGTCGAATCCATTCCGTACACCGAGACCCGCGAGTACGTTCAGGCCATTATCCGCAACCGCGAAATGTATCGCGCCATCTACAGCGGACGTTAG
- a CDS encoding glycosyltransferase family 4 protein produces the protein MRIAQAVFGVFHHFDLARELDRRGHLQRIYSTWPWRRLQREGLAHDKVATYPYFHTLQFALGRVPGLSPYLDDWFQPIVAPTFDRWQIRQFERQLRRGEPLPEALISIAGASHYAGLWLQQHGGKFICDRGSSHHRFQMELVSDEFRRWGAPQEPVDIRNVVREEEIYAVADAISVPSSFAAQTYVDMGIPPEKLYCIPYGVNLERFKPATAPPSQEFNILYAGSLGIRKGIPYLLQAFQKLPYPHKKLRLAGSVSEEMKAILPTLPTDGVEFLGPLPQGELISWMQRSHLLVLPSIEDGFGMVLAQALACGCPILCSQNTGGPDLVQDGREGFIVPIRDVNSLVDRMDRLAQDRILWSEMREAGLRRVATLGGWKDYGDKWVEVLQNLIDTDNTQSNR, from the coding sequence ATGCGCATTGCTCAAGCTGTATTCGGCGTCTTTCATCACTTTGACCTTGCGCGTGAGCTGGATCGCCGAGGACACCTTCAGCGCATTTACTCCACCTGGCCTTGGCGTCGACTCCAACGCGAAGGCCTCGCGCACGATAAGGTGGCGACCTACCCGTACTTCCATACACTTCAGTTCGCGCTTGGCCGTGTCCCCGGACTCTCACCCTACCTCGATGATTGGTTCCAGCCCATCGTCGCTCCGACATTCGATCGCTGGCAGATCCGCCAGTTCGAGCGGCAACTTCGTCGCGGCGAACCCTTACCGGAAGCTCTGATCTCCATCGCCGGAGCCAGCCACTATGCCGGACTATGGCTGCAGCAGCACGGCGGCAAGTTCATCTGCGATCGCGGCTCAAGCCATCACCGCTTTCAGATGGAACTCGTCTCGGACGAGTTCCGCCGCTGGGGCGCACCGCAGGAGCCCGTGGACATCCGCAACGTTGTCCGCGAAGAAGAAATCTACGCCGTGGCCGACGCCATCTCCGTTCCGTCCAGCTTTGCGGCCCAGACTTACGTGGACATGGGTATCCCCCCGGAGAAGCTGTACTGCATCCCGTACGGCGTCAATCTGGAACGCTTCAAACCGGCAACCGCTCCTCCGAGCCAGGAATTCAACATCCTCTACGCAGGCTCGCTTGGCATCCGCAAAGGCATCCCATACCTCCTCCAAGCCTTTCAGAAACTTCCCTATCCTCATAAGAAATTGAGGCTTGCAGGAAGCGTATCGGAAGAGATGAAAGCTATCCTCCCCACGTTGCCCACGGACGGGGTGGAATTCTTGGGTCCGCTTCCGCAGGGCGAGCTCATCAGCTGGATGCAACGCAGCCACCTTCTCGTGTTGCCCAGCATTGAAGACGGATTCGGCATGGTTCTGGCGCAGGCTCTCGCCTGCGGCTGCCCCATCCTCTGTTCACAGAATACCGGCGGCCCCGACCTGGTTCAGGACGGCCGAGAAGGCTTCATCGTGCCCATTCGCGATGTGAACTCACTCGTAGATCGCATGGATCGTTTAGCTCAGGATCGCATCCTGTGGTCCGAGATGCGGGAGGCCGGCCTCCGTCGAGTCGCTACGCTAGGCGGATGGAAAGACTATGGCGATAAATGGGTCGAAGTGCTCCAAAATCTGATTGATACCGACAATACTCAATCTAACAGATAG
- the thiS gene encoding sulfur carrier protein ThiS yields MEGSTLQLTVNGHRRELSVETPQISEVLKHLDVRPDRIALEVNGEVVPRSSWSETIVQSGDRLEIVHFVGGGSYLLD; encoded by the coding sequence ATGGAAGGCAGCACATTGCAGCTTACGGTCAATGGTCACCGTCGAGAGCTCTCGGTCGAGACGCCGCAAATCTCCGAAGTTCTGAAACATCTCGACGTGCGGCCTGACCGAATTGCGTTGGAAGTGAACGGGGAGGTCGTGCCTCGGAGCTCGTGGTCCGAAACGATAGTCCAGAGCGGTGACCGCCTCGAAATTGTGCATTTCGTGGGCGGGGGAAGCTATCTGTTAGATTGA